A single region of the Rattus rattus isolate New Zealand chromosome 8, Rrattus_CSIRO_v1, whole genome shotgun sequence genome encodes:
- the LOC116906608 gene encoding uncharacterized protein LOC116906608, translating into MENLLKLCLFLLCFETGFPVQCVKCSSYKYGKCTGTQETCNTRAGEKCMIRRTWYTSEINRVRSAETNCMESCKIEEKTSGHLTVYTYCCDYIDFCNDLGIPIIMT; encoded by the exons ATGGAAAACCTACTGAAGCTGtgcctctttcttctctgctttgaAACAG GCTTCCCTGTACAGTGTGTGAAATGTAGTTCTTACAAGTACGGAAAATGTACTGGAACACAGGAGACGTGCAATACAAGAGCTGGTGAAAAGTGTATGATACGCAGAACCTGGTATACATCTGAAA tTAATAGAGTGCGAAGTGCTGAGACTAACTGCATGGAATCctgtaaaatagaagaaaaaacatcTGGACATCTAACAGTATATACCTACTGCTGTGATTATATAGATTTCTGCAATGACTTAGGTATTCCAATCATAATGACTTAG